GCCCTCCCCTCAAGGAGGTAGCGGGAGAGCTGCTCGCGCAGGTAGAGGCGGGCCCGATGCAGTCTTGACTTGATGGCGGGTACGGTGAGCCCGAGAATCTTTGCCGTCTCCTCGTTGGACAGCCCCTCCACGTCGCTCAGGACGAAGACGACC
The DNA window shown above is from bacterium and carries:
- a CDS encoding sigma factor-like helix-turn-helix DNA-binding protein, coding for VVFVLSDVEGLSNEETAKILGLTVPAIKSRLHRARLYLREQLSRYLLEGRAEKAVRRPEASRAPGGNRAVSRT